Proteins from a single region of Catharus ustulatus isolate bCatUst1 chromosome 22, bCatUst1.pri.v2, whole genome shotgun sequence:
- the MLXIPL gene encoding carbohydrate-responsive element-binding protein: MAGAQVGLPGPFLEPPVRPCPVSDSDSDSEDTAVGGTGRNAGAQNSSQVIHSGHFMVSCPHSDSLPRRRHHHAEPELADPWSIDPTLTRLFECMSLEYSGKLVSPKWKNFKGLQLLCWDKIRLNNVIWRAWYIQYVERRKNPVCGFITPLEGMEADEHRKPEAVVLEGNYWKRRIEVVMREYHKWRIYYKKRLRKSTRDGVICGPKRDEDAWRPTEKWCNQLFCNVVPMLLGDEEEERGSRQHFDLDTFLSDISDTLFTMTQMPSTHQALPEDAYVGNADMIQPDLAPLQPSLDDMDISGLLISVTVSPLGSAEIFTSHRPPPSQTQSGYQDPSCFSPMAEPLFSSEGSLMGARSLPVSPEAPLLPGTLLQPSGASQLSLHSTFPGSELPLAPLPPDPPDVAPRSLSPQLRLKPTLQCDFPGKCLSLEPPAPHCVPPIPSPRAPLMSPEPLFIPASAPRFKFPYSSSPDPSLVTHPASPLSSPCFTPYIPGLGYATGMGPQGYPSPAASQLLPPTLLGNPRFAPPKGVPQGGGGRPKAKPSGTKARRLQGHSLSHLPEPSPCPSQLLTTAKQDPVLDPPRPMGAGLMPTAPVSPQQSTVPEAPASLLSRMAQMSPGLAPGSSPSQVLLHTADMQPGPLQVPKAEQLSPTSACGSDWPKPSQASPGPTARLGTSISLHQIVSHPGRPESSKLESRRITHISAEQKRRFNIKLGFTTLHSLVSTLSAQPSIKVSKATTLQKTAEYICKLQQERAALQDEALRLREQIEELNGSINLCQEQLPATGVPITRQRFDHMRRMFDEYVCSSTLQNWKFWIFSIIIRPLFESFNDMVSTSSMESLTQTSLTWLDQHCSLPALRPTVLSSLRQLSISTSILNDPARVPEQAARAVAALGRPGASSST, encoded by the exons ATGGCAGGAGCTCAGGTGGGACTACCAGGACCTTTCCTAGAGCCTCCGGTTAGGCCTTGCCCTGTCTCTGACTCTGACTCTGACTCAGAGGACACAGCTGTGGGTGGCACAGGACGCAATGCTGGGGCACAGAACTCCTCCCAAGTCATCCACAGTGGCCACTTTATGGTGTCGTGCCCGCACAGCGACTCATTGCCCCGGCGACGGCACCACCATGCCGAGCCCGAGCTGGCTGATCCCTGGAGTATCGACCCAACCCTCACCCGGCTCTTTGAGTGCATGAGCCTGGAGTACAG TGGGAAACTAGTATCGCCAAAGTGGAAGAATTTcaaggggctgcagctgctttgctgGGATAAAATTCGACTCAACAATGTGATCTGGAGAGCATGGTATATTCAAT ATGTGGAGCGGAGGAAAAACCCTGTGTGCGGCTTCATCACCCCTCTGGAGGGCATGGAGGCTGATGAGCACCGAAAACCAGAG GCTGTTGTGTTGGAGGGCAACTACTGGAAACGCCGCATTGAGGTGGTGATGAGGGAGTACCACAAATGGAGGATCTACTATAAGAAGCGG CTCCGAAAGTCCACACGGGATGGAGTGATCTGCGGTCCAAAGAGG GATGAGGATGCCTGGAGGCCAACAGAGAAATGGTGCAACCAGCTCTTCTGCAATGTAGTGCCCATGCTGCttggggatgaggaggaggagcgcGGGAGCAGGCAGCATTTTGATTTGGACACCTTCCTCTCGGATATATCTGACACCCTCTTCACCATGACACAGATGCCCAGCACCCACCAGGCACTCCCCGAGGATG CATATGTTGGGAATGCTGACATGATACAGCCGGATTTGgcacccctgcagcccagcctggatgACATGGACATATCAG GTCTGCTTATATCAGTCACTGTGTCTCCACTTGGCTCTGCAGAAATCTTCACCAGCCACCGGCCACCCCCATCTCAGACACAATCGGGCTACCAGGATCCATCCTGCTTCTCGCCCATGGCTGAGCCCCTGTTCAGCAGTGAGGGGTCCCTGATGGGTGCTCGGAGTCTCCCTGTGAGCCCTGAGGCCCCACTCCTACCTGGCACCCTCCTCCAG CCCAGTGGTGCCTCTCAGCTCAGCCTCCACAGCACCTTCccaggctctgagctgcccCTGGCCCCTCTGCCCCCTGATCCCCCCGACGTGGCACCCAGAAGCCTCAGCCCCCAGCTCCGACTCAAGCCCACACTGCAGTGCGACTTCCCTGGCAAGTGCCTCAGCCTGGAGCCACCAGCACCCCACTGTGTcccccccatcccatccccccGGGCACCACTGATGAGTCCGGAACCCCTCTTCATCCCTGCCTCAGCCCCCCGCTTTAAGTTCCCCTACAGCAGTTCACCTGACCCCTCGCTTGTCACCCACCCTGCCTCCCCTCTCTCGAGCCCTTGCTTCACCCCCtacatcccagggctgggctatgccaCAGGCATGGGGCCCCAGGGgtaccccagccctgctgcctcccagctcctgccccccaccctgctgggcaACCCCAGGTTTGCCCCCCCCAAGGGGGTGCCCCAGGGTGGGGGTGGGCGACCCAAGGCGAAGCCCAGTGGCACCAAGGCACGGAGGCTGCAAGGACACTCTCTGTCCCAcctgcctgagcccagcccctgcccgaGCCAGCTCCTGACCACAG CCAAGCAGGACCCGGTGCTGGATCCGCCTCGCCCGATGGGTGCAGGACTCATGCCCACAGCCCCTGTCTCCCCG cagcagagcactgtCCCCGAAGCCCCTGCCAGCCTACTCTCCAGAATGGCCCAAATGAGCCCAGGACTggctcctggctccagcccttcccaagtGTTGCTGCACACAGCGGACATGCAGCCGGGCCCCCTGCAAGTCCCTAAGGCAGAACAGCTGTCCCCCACCTCGGCTTGTG GCAGTGACTGGCCCAAGCCCAGCCAGGCTTCCCCAGGACCCACTGCAAGGCTGGGCACTAGCATCTCCCTGCATCAGATTGTGTCCCATCCAGGAAGGCCTGAGTCCAGCAAG CTGGAAAGCCGCCGCATCACGCACATCTCCGCTGAGCAGAAGAGACGCTTCAACATCAAGCTTGGCTTCACCACGCTGCACAGCTTGGTGAGCACACTGAGTGCTCAACCCAGCATCAAG GTCAGCAAGGCTACCACCCTGCAGAAGACAGCTGAGTACATCTgcaagctgcagcaggagcgggcagctctgcaggatgagGCACTGCGTCTGCGGGAGCAGATCGAGGAGCTCAATGGCTCCATCAA tctgtgccaggagcagctgccgGCCACAGGGGTGCCCATCACGCGCCAGCGCTTCGACCACATGCGCAGAATGTTTGACGAGTACGTTTGCTCCTCCACACTGCAGAACTGGAAGTTCTGGATC TTCAGTATCATCATCCGGCCACTCTTCGAGTCTTTCAATGACATGGTGTCCACATCCAGCATGGAGAGCCTCACCCAAACATCCCTCACCTGGTTGGACCAGCACTGTTCCCTCCCAGCGCTTCGGCCAA CCGTCCTGAGCTCCCTCCGGCAGCTGAGCATCTCCACCTCCATCCTCAACGACCCGGCCCGTGTCCCCGAGCAGGCGGCGCGGGCAGTGGCGGCGCTGGGGCGCCCCGGCGCTTCCTCCTCCACCTGA
- the TBL2 gene encoding transducin beta-like protein 2, whose translation MEATAALGGSGLPGALVVLILVLLLAVALHRSAPWKTPTAPQDGPRANGHARPEEPRKAKPAARARREKPQQHSFAHRLLVAALKGHSSPVTCLDFSSNGKYLASCSEDRTVRLWSTRDLAGREHRCLRANVELDHAEFVRLSPDSRAFIVWLANAETVRVYKMTKKDDGSFTFSATSGDFPKKHKAPVINIGIAETGKFIMTASSDTTILIWSPKGEVLASINTNQMNNAYATVSPCGRFVASCGFTPDVKVWEVCFSKNGDFREVTRAFELKGHTAGVQSFSFSNDSRRMATVSKDGTWKFWDTDVEYKKQQDPYLLLTEQCAVPEPCRIALSPDGRTVAVAGSTDIVVCNTRRGEEEERFVGVHSHPITDLGFDTTGRYLVSSGDRTIRVFHNTAGHRAVVEEMEAMLKKTGNKATRERLEQQISSALKALAAIYGKKH comes from the exons ATGGAGGCAACAGCGGCGCTGGGTGGGTCGGGGCTGCCGGGCGCCCTCGTCGTCCTCATCCTCGTCCTGCTACTGGCGGTCGCGCTGCACCGCTCCGCTCCGTGGAAGACCCCCACTGCCCCACAGGACG GACCTAGGGCGAACGGGCACGCCAGGCCGGAGGAGCCGCGGAAGGCGAAGCCGGCGGCGAGGGCTCGCAGGGAGAAGCCGCAGCAGCACAGCTTCGCACACCGGCTGCTGGTCGCTGCGCTCAAG GGCCACAGCAGCCCCGTCACCTGCCTGGACTTCAGCAGCAACGGCAAGTACCTGGCGTCATGCTCTGAGGACCGCACGGTGCGGCTGTGGAGCACCCGGGATCTGGCGGGGCGGGAGCACCGCTGCCTGCGCGCCAACGTGGAGCTGGACCACGCCGAGTTCGTTCGCCTCAGCCCTGACTCACG GGCTTTCATTGTTTGGCTGGCCAATGCTGAGACTGTTCGTGTCTACAAGATGACCAAGAAGGATGATGGCAGCTTCACCTTCAGTGCAACTTCTGGGGACTTCCCAAAGAAGCACAAGGCTCCTGTCATTAACATAGGGATTGCAGAGACAG ggaagtTTATCATGACAGCTTCCAGTGACACCACCATCCTGATCTGGAGCCCAAAGGGAGAAGTCCTGGCCAGCATTAACACCAACCAGATGAACAATGCCTATGCCACAGTGTCACCCTGTGGGAG GTTTGTGGCATCCTGTGGTTTTACCCCTGATGTGAAGGTGTGGGAAGTGTGTTTTAGCAAGAACGGAGACTTCAGGGAGGTGACCAGGGCTTTTGAGTTGAAAGGCCACACTGCTGGTGTAcaatccttttccttctccaacGACTCAAGGAG GATGGCGACTGTGTCAAAAGACGGTACATGGAAGTTCTGGGACACAGATGTGGAGTACAAGAAGCAGCAAGACCCATACTTGCTTCTGACAGAGCAGTGTGCAGTGCCGGAGCCATGCCGCATTGCTCTGTCACCTGACGGCCGCACAGTCGCTGtggcaggcagcacagacatTGTGGTGTGCAACACACGGCGcggcgaggaggaggagcgCTTTGTTGGCGTGCACAGCCACCCTATCACTGACCTTGGTTTTGACACCACTGGCCGCTATCTTGTGTCCTCTGGAGATCGCACTATCCGTGTCTTCCACAACACTGCTGGGCACCGTGCTGTGGTGGAGGAGATGGAGGCCATGCTGAAAAAAACTGGGAACAAAGCCACAcgggagaggctggagcagcagatctCCAGTGCTCTCAAAGCGTTGGCTGCTATCTATGGCAAGAAGCACTAA
- the BCL7B gene encoding B-cell CLL/lymphoma 7 protein family member B isoform X1 produces MSGRSVRAETRSRAKDDIKKVMAAIERVRRWEKKWVTVGDTSLRIFKWVPVADSKEKEKSKSSSSTAREPNGFPADTSANSSLLLEFQGAVSADENSNQSSLSDVYQLKVDSSPNSSPSPQQSESMSPAHTSDFRTDDSQPPTLGQETLEEPSLPSSEVADEPPTLTKEEPVPLETQVTEEEEDSGAPPLKRFCADQNSVCHTASES; encoded by the exons ATGTCGGGGCGCTCGGTGCGGGCCGAGACCCGCAGCCGCGCCAAGGATGACATCAAGAAGGTGATGGCAGCCATCGAGCGCGTCCGCAGATG GGAGAAAAAGTGGGTGACGGTAGGCGACACGTCCCTGCGGATATTCAAATGGGTGCCAGTGGCGGACAGTAAGGAG AAAGAGAAATCCAAATCGAGTAGCAGCACAGCCCGAGAGCCCAATGGCTTCCCAGCTGACACCTCTGCCAACTCCTCCCTCCTTCTGGAGTTCCAAG GTGCTGTTTCTGCAGATGAGAACAGCAACCAGAGCTCCCTATCTGATGTATACCAGCTCAAGGTGGACAGCAGCCCCAACTCCAGCCCCAGTCCTCAGCAGAGCGAGTCCATGAGCCCTGCCCACACGTCTGACTTCCGCACGGACGACTCGCAGCCTCCCACCCTGGGGCAGGAGACCCTGGAAG agccctccctgccttcctcagaAGTGGCAGATGAGCCTCCCACTCTCACAAAGGAAGAGCCAGTCCCCCTTGAGACTCAG GTAACTGAAGAGGAGGAGGACTCCGGTGCGCCACCTCTGAAGAGATTTTGTGCTGACCAGAACTCTGTGTGCCACACGGCCTCGGAGAGCTAA
- the BCL7B gene encoding B-cell CLL/lymphoma 7 protein family member B isoform X2: MSGRSVRAETRSRAKDDIKKVMAAIERVRRWEKKWVTVGDTSLRIFKWVPVADSKEKEKSKSSSSTAREPNGFPADTSANSSLLLEFQDENSNQSSLSDVYQLKVDSSPNSSPSPQQSESMSPAHTSDFRTDDSQPPTLGQETLEEPSLPSSEVADEPPTLTKEEPVPLETQVTEEEEDSGAPPLKRFCADQNSVCHTASES; encoded by the exons ATGTCGGGGCGCTCGGTGCGGGCCGAGACCCGCAGCCGCGCCAAGGATGACATCAAGAAGGTGATGGCAGCCATCGAGCGCGTCCGCAGATG GGAGAAAAAGTGGGTGACGGTAGGCGACACGTCCCTGCGGATATTCAAATGGGTGCCAGTGGCGGACAGTAAGGAG AAAGAGAAATCCAAATCGAGTAGCAGCACAGCCCGAGAGCCCAATGGCTTCCCAGCTGACACCTCTGCCAACTCCTCCCTCCTTCTGGAGTTCCAAG ATGAGAACAGCAACCAGAGCTCCCTATCTGATGTATACCAGCTCAAGGTGGACAGCAGCCCCAACTCCAGCCCCAGTCCTCAGCAGAGCGAGTCCATGAGCCCTGCCCACACGTCTGACTTCCGCACGGACGACTCGCAGCCTCCCACCCTGGGGCAGGAGACCCTGGAAG agccctccctgccttcctcagaAGTGGCAGATGAGCCTCCCACTCTCACAAAGGAAGAGCCAGTCCCCCTTGAGACTCAG GTAACTGAAGAGGAGGAGGACTCCGGTGCGCCACCTCTGAAGAGATTTTGTGCTGACCAGAACTCTGTGTGCCACACGGCCTCGGAGAGCTAA
- the BCL7B gene encoding B-cell CLL/lymphoma 7 protein family member B isoform X3 — protein MTSRREKKWVTVGDTSLRIFKWVPVADSKEKEKSKSSSSTAREPNGFPADTSANSSLLLEFQGAVSADENSNQSSLSDVYQLKVDSSPNSSPSPQQSESMSPAHTSDFRTDDSQPPTLGQETLEEPSLPSSEVADEPPTLTKEEPVPLETQVTEEEEDSGAPPLKRFCADQNSVCHTASES, from the exons ATGACATCAAGAAG GGAGAAAAAGTGGGTGACGGTAGGCGACACGTCCCTGCGGATATTCAAATGGGTGCCAGTGGCGGACAGTAAGGAG AAAGAGAAATCCAAATCGAGTAGCAGCACAGCCCGAGAGCCCAATGGCTTCCCAGCTGACACCTCTGCCAACTCCTCCCTCCTTCTGGAGTTCCAAG GTGCTGTTTCTGCAGATGAGAACAGCAACCAGAGCTCCCTATCTGATGTATACCAGCTCAAGGTGGACAGCAGCCCCAACTCCAGCCCCAGTCCTCAGCAGAGCGAGTCCATGAGCCCTGCCCACACGTCTGACTTCCGCACGGACGACTCGCAGCCTCCCACCCTGGGGCAGGAGACCCTGGAAG agccctccctgccttcctcagaAGTGGCAGATGAGCCTCCCACTCTCACAAAGGAAGAGCCAGTCCCCCTTGAGACTCAG GTAACTGAAGAGGAGGAGGACTCCGGTGCGCCACCTCTGAAGAGATTTTGTGCTGACCAGAACTCTGTGTGCCACACGGCCTCGGAGAGCTAA